In one Dermacentor albipictus isolate Rhodes 1998 colony chromosome 4, USDA_Dalb.pri_finalv2, whole genome shotgun sequence genomic region, the following are encoded:
- the LOC135919241 gene encoding ELMO domain-containing protein 1: MWALLSRIAAFLYMQIRPTVKWILRSLTRLCELQRICYGTERGCKRTRELEWSLQMSRTPAVRTIYDRLMQLADEGRFTKELCANAVEYAVIGVAYVKKINTQVHREFVRSFRTSMLQMCGYRQLVYEVELLRKTQFVAQDPEHLSKLLRLWKLLRPDEHLRGPVSKQWTEVGFQGEDPRTDFRGMGMLGLENLVFFATEYTEVARHVLSHSLHPQFGYSFAIVGINLTSLLYHLLVKGKLKSHVYNAVAERPHVDDFHRVYCYVFFEFDKFWLAEKPTDIMEFNRIRDKFEDRLVQMLEKDDCVFKLALAVKKV; encoded by the coding sequence ATGTGGGCCCTACTGAGTCGCATCGCGGCCTTCTTGTACATGCAAATACGGCCAACGGTCAAGTGGATTCTCCGTAGTTTGACTCGCCTGTGCGAGCTGCAGCGCATTTGCTATGGCACCGAGCGGGGATGCAAGCGCACCCGCGAGCTCGAGTGGAGCTTGCAGATGTCGCGCACCCCGGCCGTTCGAACCATATACGATCGGCTCATGCAACTCGCCGACGAAGGCCGCTTCACCAAGGAGCTGTGCGCGAACGCCGTCGAGTACGCCGTCATAGGCGTCGCGTACGTGAAGAAGATCAACACGCAGGTGCACCGCGAATTCGTGCGCTCTTTCCGGACCAGCATGCTCCAGATGTGCGGCTACAGGCAGCTCGTCTACGAGGTGGAGCTGCTGCGCAAGACGCAGTTCGTGGCGCAGGACCCCGAGCACCTGAGCAAGCTGCTGCGACTGTGGAAGCTGCTGCGGCCGGACGAGCACCTGCGCGGGCCCGTGTCCAAGCAGTGGACCGAGGTGGGCTTCCAGGGCGAGGACCCGCGCACCGACTTCCGCGGGATGGGCATGCTCGGGCTGGAGAACTTGGTCTTCTTCGCCACCGAGTACACCGAGGTGGCGCGCCACGTCCTGTCCCACTCGCTGCACCCGCAGTTCGGCTACTCGTTCGCCATCGTGGGCATCAACCTGACGAGCCTGCTGTACCACCTGCTCGTCAAGGGCAAGCTCAAGTCTCACGTGTACAACGCGGTCGCCGAGAGGCCGCACGTCGACGACTTCCACAGGGTGTACTGCTACGTGTTCTTCGAGTTCGACAAATTCTGGCTGGCCGAGAAGCCGACGGACATCATGGAGTTCAACCGCATCCGGGACAAGTTCGAGGACCGCCTGGTCCAGATGCTCGAGAAGGACGACTGCGTGTTCAAGCTGGCGCTGGCCGTGAAGAAGGTTTGA